The proteins below are encoded in one region of Pseudomonas putida NBRC 14164:
- a CDS encoding sensor histidine kinase, with protein MPMSFSLTQMILISAGYLMVLFGVAWISERGLIPRSIIRHPLTYTLSLGVYASAWAFYGSVGLAYQYGYGFLACYLGVSGAFLLAPVLLYPILKITRTYQLSSLADLLAFRFRSTWAGALTTIIMLIGVLPLLALQIQAVADSISILTGEPVKARVAFAFCTLIILFTIFFGSRHIATREKHEGLVFAIAFESVIKLLALGGIGLYALYGVFGGPHELEVWLLQNQTALAALHTPLQEGPWRTLLLVFFASAIVMPHMYHMAFTENLNPRSLVSASWGLPLFLLLMSLAVPLVLWAGLRLGATTNPEYFTLGLGIAANNEALALLAYVGGLSAASGLIIVTTLALSGMALNHLVLPLYQPPAEGNIYRWLKWTRRALIVAIITAGFMFYLTQNNHQSLANLGIVAFVATLQFLPGVLSVLYWPTANRRGFIAGLLAGTLVWMVTMLLPLLGNLQGFYIPLLDMIYVLDDTSWHMAAIASLAANVLLFTLISLFTNASTEEVSAAEACAVDNVRRPQRRELHAASPQEFATQLAKPLGAKAAQKEVEQALRDLYLPFDERRPYALRRLRDRIEANLSGLMGPSVAQDMVETFLPYKSGNENYVTEDIHFIESRLEDYHSRLTGLAAELDALRRYHRQTLQELPMGVCSLAKDQEILMWNKAMEELTGIAAKHVVGSRLLTIDEPWRGLLQGFINLPDEHLHKQRLALDGQPRWLNLHKAAIDEPLAPGNSGLVLLVEDLTETQALEDKLVHSERLASIGRLAAGVAHEIGNPITGIACLAQNLREEREGDGEIIELSSQILDQTKRVSRIVQSLMSFAHAGGSHQNSEEPVCLAEVAQDAIGLLALNRRNFEVQFFNLCNPDHWAEGDPQRLAQVLINLLSNARDASPPGSAVRVRSEVSEHTVDLIVEDEGSGIPKNIMDRLFEPFFTTKDPGEGTGLGLALVYSIVEEHYGQITIDSPADIERQRGTRIRVTLPRHVVATSPEIRDRREN; from the coding sequence ATGCCGATGAGCTTTAGCCTGACCCAGATGATCCTGATCAGCGCCGGGTACCTCATGGTGCTGTTTGGCGTGGCCTGGATCAGCGAGCGGGGGTTGATCCCGCGTTCGATCATTCGCCACCCGCTCACCTACACCCTGTCGCTGGGCGTGTACGCCAGTGCCTGGGCCTTCTATGGCTCGGTGGGCCTGGCCTACCAATATGGCTACGGCTTCCTTGCCTGTTACCTGGGGGTGTCCGGCGCGTTCCTGCTGGCACCGGTGCTGCTCTACCCGATCCTCAAGATCACCCGCACCTACCAGCTGTCATCGCTGGCCGACCTGCTGGCGTTTCGCTTCCGCAGCACCTGGGCCGGGGCGCTCACCACCATCATCATGCTGATCGGCGTGCTGCCGTTGCTGGCGTTGCAGATCCAGGCGGTGGCCGACTCGATCAGCATCCTCACCGGTGAGCCGGTCAAGGCCAGGGTGGCCTTTGCCTTCTGTACGCTGATCATCCTGTTCACCATCTTCTTCGGCTCGCGGCACATCGCCACGCGCGAAAAACACGAAGGCCTGGTGTTTGCCATCGCCTTCGAGTCGGTGATCAAGTTGCTGGCCCTGGGCGGTATCGGGCTTTACGCCCTGTACGGCGTATTCGGTGGCCCGCACGAGCTGGAAGTGTGGCTACTGCAGAACCAGACCGCCCTGGCCGCGCTGCACACCCCGCTGCAGGAAGGCCCATGGCGCACCCTGCTGCTGGTCTTCTTCGCCTCGGCCATCGTCATGCCGCACATGTACCACATGGCCTTCACCGAAAACCTCAACCCGCGCTCGCTGGTCAGTGCCAGCTGGGGCCTGCCGCTGTTCCTGCTGCTGATGAGCCTGGCCGTGCCGCTGGTGCTGTGGGCTGGCCTGCGCCTGGGCGCCACTACCAACCCCGAGTACTTCACCCTGGGCCTGGGGATTGCCGCCAACAACGAAGCATTGGCACTGCTGGCCTACGTCGGCGGTTTGTCGGCCGCCAGCGGCCTGATCATCGTCACCACCCTGGCGCTGTCGGGCATGGCCCTCAACCACCTGGTGCTGCCGCTGTACCAGCCCCCGGCCGAAGGCAATATCTACCGTTGGCTGAAGTGGACCCGCCGCGCGCTGATCGTCGCCATCATCACCGCCGGCTTCATGTTCTACCTGACCCAGAACAACCACCAGAGCCTGGCCAACCTGGGCATCGTCGCCTTCGTCGCCACCCTGCAGTTCCTGCCGGGCGTGCTGTCGGTGCTGTACTGGCCCACCGCCAACCGCCGCGGCTTCATCGCCGGGCTGCTGGCCGGCACCCTGGTGTGGATGGTGACCATGCTGCTGCCGCTGCTGGGCAATCTGCAGGGCTTCTACATCCCGCTGCTGGACATGATCTATGTGCTGGACGATACCAGCTGGCACATGGCGGCCATTGCCTCGCTGGCGGCCAACGTTTTGCTGTTCACCCTGATCTCGCTGTTCACCAACGCCAGCACAGAAGAAGTCAGCGCGGCCGAAGCCTGCGCCGTGGACAACGTACGCCGCCCGCAGCGGCGCGAGCTGCACGCCGCCTCGCCGCAGGAGTTCGCCACCCAACTGGCCAAGCCGCTGGGCGCCAAGGCCGCACAAAAGGAAGTGGAACAGGCCCTGCGTGACCTCTACCTGCCGTTCGACGAGCGTCGCCCCTACGCCTTGCGCCGCCTGCGCGACCGCATCGAGGCCAACCTGTCAGGCCTGATGGGGCCGAGCGTGGCGCAGGACATGGTTGAAACCTTCCTGCCCTACAAGTCCGGTAACGAAAACTACGTGACCGAAGACATCCACTTCATCGAAAGCCGCCTGGAAGACTATCACTCGCGCCTGACCGGCCTGGCCGCCGAGCTCGATGCCCTGCGCCGTTACCACCGCCAGACCCTGCAGGAGCTGCCCATGGGCGTCTGCTCGCTGGCCAAGGACCAGGAAATCCTGATGTGGAACAAGGCCATGGAAGAGCTGACTGGTATCGCCGCCAAGCACGTGGTCGGCTCGCGCCTGCTCACCATCGACGAACCGTGGCGGGGCCTGCTGCAAGGTTTCATCAACCTGCCCGACGAACACCTGCACAAGCAGCGCCTGGCACTGGACGGGCAGCCGCGCTGGCTGAACCTGCACAAGGCCGCCATCGACGAGCCGTTGGCCCCCGGTAACAGCGGCCTTGTGCTGCTGGTGGAAGACCTTACCGAAACACAGGCCCTGGAAGACAAGCTGGTGCACTCCGAGCGCCTGGCCAGCATCGGCCGCCTGGCCGCCGGCGTGGCCCACGAAATCGGCAACCCGATTACAGGCATCGCCTGCCTGGCGCAGAACCTGCGCGAGGAACGCGAAGGCGATGGCGAAATCATCGAGCTGTCCAGCCAGATCCTCGACCAGACCAAGCGTGTGTCGCGCATCGTCCAGTCGTTGATGAGCTTCGCCCATGCCGGCGGCAGCCACCAGAACAGCGAAGAACCGGTGTGCCTGGCCGAAGTCGCGCAGGACGCCATCGGTCTGCTGGCCTTGAACCGGCGCAATTTCGAAGTACAGTTCTTCAACCTCTGCAACCCGGATCACTGGGCCGAAGGGGACCCGCAGCGCCTGGCCCAGGTGCTGATCAACCTGCTCTCCAACGCGCGCGACGCCTCACCGCCCGGCAGCGCCGTACGCGTGCGCAGCGAGGTCAGCGAACATACCGTCGACCTGATCGTCGAGGATGAGGGCAGCGGGATACCGAAGAACATCATGGACCGCCTGTTTGAACCCTTCTTCACCACCAAGGACCCGGGCGAGGGAACCGGACTAGGGCTCGCTCTGGTCTATTCCATCGTGGAAGAGCATTATGGGCAAATCACCATCGACAGCCCGGCCGATATCGAACGGCAACGTGGCACCCGGATCCGCGTGACCCTGCCCCGGCATGTCGTAGCGACGTCCCCTGAAATTCGAGACCGTCGAGAGAATTGA
- a CDS encoding polynucleotide adenylyltransferase PcnB: MLKKLFQSFRPPVPGPHHRRTTPEVINKSQHSLQRHQFSRHAVNIVERLQSAGYQAYLVGGCVRDLMLGITPKDFDVATSATPEQVRAEFRNARIIGRRFKLVHVHFGREIIEVATFRAPHSEDDQGDSHRSSHNSSGRILRDNVYGTLEEDAQRRDFTINALYYDPVSERILDYANGVHDVRNRLLRLIGDPTHRYQEDPVRMLRAVRFAAKLDFGIEKHTVQPIRELAPLLREIPPARLFEECLKLFLSGQGAIAFEMLVDLQLFEPLFPASAHALDERPTYAHTLISQALQNTDLRVKQGKPVTPAFLFAALLWPALPARVLHLQNQGVPPIPAMNGAAHDLIAEQCARIAIPKRFTLPIREIWDMQERLPRRSGKRADLLLDNPRFRAGYDFLLLRESAGEETDDLGQWWTDYQDANDSERREMIRELGSRDEGTGAGPRKRKRSASKRKRGGDEAPE, encoded by the coding sequence ATGCTGAAGAAGCTGTTCCAGTCTTTCCGCCCGCCCGTACCGGGCCCGCACCACAGGCGCACCACGCCTGAGGTGATCAACAAGAGCCAGCACTCGCTGCAGCGCCACCAGTTCAGCCGTCACGCGGTGAACATCGTGGAACGCCTGCAGAGCGCCGGCTACCAGGCTTACCTGGTCGGTGGCTGTGTCCGCGACCTGATGCTGGGCATCACGCCGAAGGACTTCGACGTCGCCACCAGCGCCACCCCCGAACAGGTCCGTGCCGAGTTCCGTAACGCGCGCATCATTGGTCGCCGCTTCAAGCTGGTTCACGTGCATTTCGGCCGTGAGATCATCGAAGTTGCCACCTTCCGTGCTCCCCACTCGGAAGACGATCAGGGCGACAGCCACCGTTCGTCGCACAATTCCAGTGGCCGCATCCTGCGTGACAACGTTTACGGCACCTTGGAAGAAGACGCGCAACGTCGCGACTTCACCATCAATGCCCTGTACTACGATCCGGTCAGCGAGCGCATTCTCGATTACGCCAATGGTGTACACGATGTACGCAACCGCCTGCTGCGGCTGATCGGCGACCCGACCCACCGCTACCAGGAAGACCCGGTGCGCATGCTGCGCGCGGTGCGTTTCGCCGCCAAGCTGGACTTCGGTATCGAGAAGCACACGGTCCAGCCGATCCGCGAACTGGCCCCACTGCTGCGCGAGATCCCGCCGGCACGGCTGTTCGAGGAATGCCTCAAGTTGTTCCTCTCCGGCCAAGGCGCCATCGCCTTCGAAATGCTGGTCGACCTGCAGCTGTTCGAGCCATTGTTCCCGGCCAGTGCACACGCCCTGGACGAGCGCCCGACCTACGCCCACACACTGATCAGCCAGGCGTTGCAAAACACCGACCTGCGCGTGAAGCAGGGCAAACCGGTAACTCCGGCATTCCTGTTCGCTGCACTGCTGTGGCCAGCCCTGCCGGCCCGTGTACTGCACCTGCAGAACCAGGGCGTGCCGCCGATCCCGGCCATGAACGGCGCGGCACACGACCTGATCGCCGAGCAATGCGCGCGCATCGCCATTCCCAAGCGCTTCACCCTGCCGATCCGCGAGATCTGGGACATGCAGGAGCGCCTGCCACGGCGCAGCGGCAAACGCGCCGACCTGCTGCTGGACAACCCACGCTTCCGCGCCGGTTACGACTTCCTGCTGCTGCGTGAAAGCGCCGGGGAAGAGACCGACGATCTCGGCCAGTGGTGGACCGACTACCAGGATGCCAACGACAGCGAGCGCCGCGAGATGATCCGCGAGCTGGGCAGCCGTGACGAAGGCACCGGTGCCGGCCCGCGTAAACGCAAACGCAGCGCCAGCAAACGCAAGCGCGGTGGCGACGAGGCGCCCGAGTGA
- the panB gene encoding 3-methyl-2-oxobutanoate hydroxymethyltransferase, producing MPEVTLTTLNGLKAKGEKITMLTCYDATFAKAASQAGIEVLLVGDSLGMVLQGHDSTLPVTTADMAYHTASVKRGNDGALILADLPFMAHATPEQAFANSATLMQAGAHMVKIEGAAWLAETIRLLAERGVPVCAHMGLTPQTVNVLGGYKVQGRLEAQARQMRADAIALEQAGAAMLLLECVPSELAAEITNAVGIPVIGIGAGSATDGQVLVLHDMLGLSLTGRVPKFVKNFMQGQPDIHSALVAYVEAVKQVSFPGSEHGFSA from the coding sequence ATGCCTGAAGTAACCCTTACCACCCTCAATGGCCTCAAGGCCAAGGGTGAAAAAATCACCATGCTGACGTGCTATGACGCGACCTTCGCCAAGGCCGCCAGCCAGGCCGGCATCGAAGTGTTGCTGGTTGGCGACTCGCTGGGGATGGTCCTGCAAGGCCACGACAGCACCCTGCCGGTCACCACAGCGGACATGGCCTACCACACCGCCAGCGTCAAACGCGGCAACGACGGCGCGCTGATCCTCGCCGACCTGCCGTTCATGGCCCACGCCACCCCGGAGCAAGCCTTTGCCAACAGCGCCACGCTGATGCAGGCTGGCGCCCACATGGTCAAGATCGAAGGCGCAGCATGGCTGGCCGAAACCATCCGTCTGCTGGCTGAGCGCGGCGTGCCGGTGTGTGCGCACATGGGCCTGACTCCGCAGACCGTCAACGTGCTGGGCGGCTACAAGGTGCAAGGTCGCCTGGAAGCCCAGGCCCGCCAGATGCGTGCCGACGCCATCGCCCTGGAACAGGCCGGCGCGGCCATGCTGCTGCTCGAATGCGTGCCCAGCGAACTGGCGGCAGAGATTACCAATGCCGTGGGCATTCCGGTGATCGGCATTGGCGCCGGCAGCGCCACCGATGGCCAGGTGCTGGTACTGCACGACATGCTCGGCCTGTCGCTGACCGGCCGGGTGCCGAAGTTCGTGAAGAACTTCATGCAAGGCCAGCCTGATATCCACAGCGCCCTCGTCGCTTACGTCGAGGCGGTAAAGCAGGTCAGCTTCCCAGGTAGCGAACACGGGTTCAGTGCATGA
- a CDS encoding sigma-54-dependent transcriptional regulator, which translates to MPHILIVEDETIIRSALRRLLERNQYQVSEAGSVQEAQERFSIATFDLIVSDLRLPGAPGTELIKLGQGTPVLIMTSYASLRSAVDSMKMGAVDYIAKPFDHDEMLQAVARILRDRQNAPAAASAAEPRATNGKAAPADKGSAAAANGEIGIIGSCPPMQDMYSKIRKVAPTDSNVLIQGESGTGKELVARALHNLSRRAKAPMISVNCAAIPETLIDSELFGHEKGAFTGASAGRAGLVEAADGGTLFLDEIGELPLEAQARLLRVLQEGEIRRVGSVQSQKVDVRLIAATHRDLKNLAKAGQFREDLYYRLHVIALKLPALRERGSDVNEIASAFLARQSARIGRDDLHFSAEAEQAIRHYSWPGNVRELENAVERAVILSESAEISAELLGIDIELSDLEEDEILNNALVVASAASASHEPTEDLSLEDYFQHFVLEHQDHMTETELARKLGVSRKCLWERRQRLGIPRRKSNATSE; encoded by the coding sequence ATGCCGCACATTCTGATCGTCGAAGACGAAACCATCATCCGCTCGGCCTTGCGTCGCCTGCTCGAGCGGAACCAGTACCAGGTCAGCGAAGCCGGCTCGGTGCAGGAAGCCCAGGAACGCTTCAGCATTGCCACCTTCGACCTGATCGTCAGCGACCTGCGCCTGCCAGGCGCACCCGGCACCGAGCTGATCAAGCTCGGCCAGGGCACCCCGGTGCTGATCATGACCAGCTACGCCAGCCTGCGCTCGGCGGTGGACTCGATGAAAATGGGCGCGGTGGACTACATCGCCAAGCCTTTCGACCACGACGAGATGCTGCAGGCCGTGGCGCGCATCCTGCGCGACCGGCAGAACGCCCCGGCTGCCGCATCGGCTGCCGAGCCACGCGCCACCAATGGCAAGGCCGCACCGGCCGACAAAGGCAGCGCGGCTGCGGCCAATGGCGAAATCGGCATCATCGGCTCGTGTCCGCCGATGCAGGACATGTACAGCAAGATCCGCAAGGTGGCGCCTACCGACTCCAACGTGCTGATCCAGGGCGAGTCGGGTACCGGTAAAGAGCTGGTGGCCCGCGCCCTGCACAACCTGTCGCGCCGGGCCAAGGCACCGATGATCTCGGTGAACTGCGCCGCCATCCCCGAGACACTGATCGACTCCGAACTGTTCGGTCACGAAAAAGGCGCCTTCACGGGCGCCAGCGCCGGGCGTGCCGGCCTGGTAGAAGCCGCCGACGGCGGCACGCTGTTCCTCGACGAAATCGGCGAACTGCCACTGGAGGCCCAGGCCCGCCTGCTGCGCGTGCTGCAGGAAGGCGAGATTCGCCGGGTAGGTTCGGTGCAATCGCAAAAGGTCGATGTGCGCCTGATCGCCGCGACCCACCGCGACCTGAAGAACCTGGCCAAGGCCGGCCAGTTCCGCGAGGACCTTTACTACCGCCTGCACGTGATCGCCCTGAAACTGCCTGCCCTGCGCGAGCGCGGCAGCGACGTCAACGAGATCGCCAGTGCCTTCCTCGCCCGCCAGAGTGCGCGCATCGGCCGCGACGACCTGCATTTCTCGGCCGAAGCCGAGCAGGCCATTCGTCATTACAGCTGGCCGGGTAACGTACGCGAGCTGGAAAACGCCGTGGAGCGCGCGGTGATCCTCAGCGAGAGCGCAGAAATTTCTGCCGAGCTGCTGGGCATCGACATCGAGCTGAGCGACCTGGAGGAGGACGAGATCCTCAACAACGCGCTGGTCGTGGCCAGTGCTGCCAGTGCCAGCCACGAGCCGACCGAAGACCTTTCGCTGGAAGACTACTTCCAGCACTTCGTGCTCGAGCACCAGGACCACATGACCGAAACCGAACTGGCACGGAAGCTAGGCGTCAGCCGCAAGTGCCTGTGGGAACGCCGCCAGCGCCTGGGCATTCCACGGCGCAAGAGCAACGCTACCAGCGAATAA
- the panC gene encoding pantoate--beta-alanine ligase, translating to MNTVKTVRELRAAVARARGEGKRIGFVPTMGNLHSGHAALVTKAAQRADFVVASIFVNPLQFGANEDLDKYPRTLAADQERLLQAGCNLLFAPSAEEMYPDGMSVQTRVSVPHLSEGLCGASRPGHFEGVATVVSKLFNMVQPDLAVFGEKDFQQLAVIRAMVRDLNMPIQIIGEPTVRAEDGLALSSRNGYLTPEQRAIAPVLYRTLQHIAEAIGRGQRDFAALVADGQAQLSAAGLRTDYLEVRHAVSLRPAVIDDRDLVVIAAAYLGNTRLIDNLYLHVEEKTA from the coding sequence ATGAATACAGTCAAGACCGTCCGCGAATTGCGCGCCGCCGTCGCCCGCGCTCGTGGTGAAGGCAAGCGCATCGGCTTCGTGCCGACCATGGGCAACCTGCACAGCGGCCACGCGGCCCTGGTGACCAAGGCTGCGCAGCGCGCCGATTTCGTTGTGGCCAGCATCTTCGTCAACCCGCTGCAGTTTGGCGCCAACGAAGACCTCGACAAGTACCCGCGCACCCTGGCCGCCGACCAGGAGCGCCTGCTGCAGGCGGGCTGCAACCTGCTGTTCGCGCCCAGCGCCGAAGAGATGTACCCCGACGGCATGAGCGTGCAAACCCGCGTCAGTGTGCCCCACCTTTCCGAAGGCCTGTGTGGCGCCAGCCGGCCCGGGCATTTCGAAGGTGTGGCCACCGTGGTCAGCAAGCTGTTCAACATGGTCCAGCCTGACCTTGCCGTGTTCGGTGAAAAGGACTTCCAGCAGCTGGCGGTGATCCGCGCCATGGTGCGCGACCTGAACATGCCGATTCAGATCATAGGCGAGCCCACTGTGCGCGCCGAAGATGGCCTGGCGCTGTCGTCGCGCAATGGCTACCTCACGCCGGAGCAGCGTGCGATCGCGCCAGTGCTGTACCGCACGTTGCAGCACATTGCAGAGGCCATCGGCCGTGGCCAACGGGACTTTGCCGCGTTGGTCGCCGATGGGCAGGCGCAGCTGAGTGCGGCGGGGTTGCGCACAGATTATCTAGAGGTGCGCCATGCCGTGAGCCTGCGCCCGGCCGTGATCGATGACCGGGACCTGGTGGTGATTGCGGCGGCTTACCTGGGTAACACCAGGTTGATCGACAACCTTTACCTGCATGTGGAAGAGAAGACCGCGTAA
- the pgi gene encoding glucose-6-phosphate isomerase, which produces MAYYRTPHDVTALPAWQALQQHRDAMQGFSMREAFAADAQRFDQFSLSCCGLFLDYSKNLITEQTRDLLVNLANEVGLQDAIKSMFSGEIINASEGRPVLHTALRRPVGDKLSVNGVNVMPEVHKVLNQITELVGRIHDGLWRGYSEKPITDVVNIGIGGSFLGPELVSEALLPYAQRGVRCHYLANIDGSEFHELSANLRAETTLFIVSSKSFNTLETLKNAMAARTWYLAQGGSEAELYRHFIAVSSNKAAAVAFGIREENIFPMWDWVGGRYSLWSAIGLPIALAIGTANFKELLSGAHTMDQHFQTAPFDKNMPVLLALLGVWYGNFWGANSHAILPYDHYLRNITKHLQQLDMESNGKSVLQDGTPVKIDTGPVIWGGVGCNGQHAYHQLLHQGTQLIPADFIVPVVSFNPVADHHQWLYANCLSQSQALMQGKTREEAEAELRSKGLNEADIAKLAPHKVIPGNRPSNTLVVERISPRRLGALVAMYEHKVFVQSVIWGINAFDQWGVELGKELGKGVYQRLVGTLEDSAEDGSTQGLINYFRGRHRG; this is translated from the coding sequence ATGGCGTATTACCGTACTCCCCACGATGTGACGGCCCTGCCCGCCTGGCAGGCGCTTCAGCAACACCGCGACGCCATGCAAGGCTTCAGCATGCGCGAAGCCTTCGCCGCCGATGCCCAACGCTTCGACCAGTTCTCCCTGAGCTGCTGCGGCCTGTTCCTCGACTACTCGAAAAACCTGATCACCGAACAAACCCGCGACCTGCTGGTGAACCTGGCCAACGAAGTGGGCCTGCAAGACGCCATCAAGTCGATGTTCAGCGGCGAAATCATCAACGCCTCCGAAGGCCGCCCGGTGCTGCACACTGCCCTGCGCCGGCCCGTGGGCGACAAGCTCAGCGTCAACGGCGTGAACGTCATGCCGGAAGTACACAAGGTACTCAACCAGATCACCGAACTGGTCGGGCGCATCCACGACGGCCTGTGGCGCGGCTACAGCGAAAAGCCCATCACCGACGTGGTCAACATCGGCATCGGTGGCTCGTTCCTTGGCCCCGAGCTGGTTTCCGAGGCGCTGCTGCCCTACGCCCAGCGTGGCGTACGCTGCCACTACCTGGCCAACATCGACGGCAGCGAGTTCCACGAGCTGTCGGCCAACCTGCGCGCCGAAACCACCCTGTTCATCGTCTCGTCGAAGTCGTTCAACACCCTCGAGACCCTGAAAAACGCCATGGCCGCGCGCACCTGGTACCTGGCCCAGGGCGGCTCGGAAGCCGAGCTGTACCGCCACTTCATCGCGGTTTCCAGCAACAAGGCCGCCGCCGTGGCCTTTGGTATTCGCGAAGAGAACATCTTCCCGATGTGGGACTGGGTGGGTGGGCGCTATTCGCTGTGGTCGGCCATCGGCCTGCCAATCGCCCTGGCGATCGGCACAGCCAACTTCAAGGAACTGCTGTCCGGTGCCCACACCATGGACCAGCACTTCCAGACCGCGCCGTTCGACAAGAACATGCCGGTGCTGCTGGCCCTGCTGGGCGTGTGGTATGGCAACTTCTGGGGCGCGAACAGCCACGCGATCCTGCCGTACGACCACTACCTGCGCAACATCACCAAGCACCTGCAGCAGCTGGACATGGAGTCCAACGGCAAGAGCGTGCTACAGGACGGCACCCCGGTGAAAATCGATACCGGCCCGGTGATCTGGGGCGGGGTCGGCTGTAACGGCCAGCACGCCTACCACCAGTTGTTGCACCAGGGCACCCAGCTGATTCCGGCCGACTTCATCGTTCCGGTGGTGAGCTTCAACCCGGTGGCCGACCACCACCAGTGGCTGTACGCCAACTGCCTGTCGCAGAGCCAGGCGCTGATGCAGGGCAAGACCCGTGAAGAAGCCGAGGCCGAACTGCGAAGCAAAGGCCTGAACGAAGCGGACATCGCGAAGCTGGCCCCGCACAAGGTGATCCCGGGCAACCGCCCGAGCAACACCTTGGTTGTGGAGCGCATCAGCCCACGCCGCCTGGGCGCACTGGTGGCAATGTACGAGCACAAAGTGTTCGTGCAGAGCGTGATCTGGGGTATCAACGCCTTTGACCAATGGGGTGTGGAACTGGGCAAAGAGCTGGGCAAGGGTGTTTACCAACGCCTGGTCGGCACCCTGGAAGACAGCGCCGAAGACGGCTCTACCCAAGGCCTGATCAACTACTTCCGCGGCCGTCACCGCGGTTGA
- the folK gene encoding 2-amino-4-hydroxy-6-hydroxymethyldihydropteridine diphosphokinase, producing the protein MKTRAYVGLGSNLDAPAEQLRSALQALDQVEQTRLVAASALYTSDSLLPGQPRYTNAVAALDTALPPLALLDALQAIENGQGRVRKERWGPRTLDLDILLFGDQVLDEPRLKVPHYHMHARPFVLYPLAELVPDNFHLADGRALAQLLDDCPFVGLERL; encoded by the coding sequence GTGAAGACTCGCGCCTACGTCGGCCTGGGCAGCAACCTGGACGCACCTGCCGAGCAACTGCGCAGTGCCTTGCAGGCGCTGGACCAGGTCGAGCAGACCCGCCTGGTGGCGGCTTCGGCCCTGTACACCAGCGATTCGCTGCTGCCCGGTCAACCGCGTTACACCAACGCTGTCGCCGCCCTGGACACCGCATTGCCGCCACTGGCGCTGCTTGATGCACTGCAAGCCATCGAGAACGGCCAGGGCCGCGTGCGCAAGGAGCGCTGGGGCCCGCGCACGCTGGACCTGGACATCCTGCTGTTCGGCGACCAGGTACTCGACGAGCCACGCCTTAAAGTGCCGCACTACCACATGCATGCCCGGCCTTTCGTGTTGTACCCACTGGCCGAACTGGTACCGGACAATTTCCACCTGGCCGATGGCCGGGCCCTTGCGCAACTGCTCGACGACTGCCCGTTCGTCGGCCTTGAACGCCTGTAA